The following nucleotide sequence is from Podospora bellae-mahoneyi strain CBS 112042 chromosome 1 map unlocalized CBS112042p_1, whole genome shotgun sequence.
GCAGCCAGAGGAGGACCTCGAAGTGCCGAGTCCCGCTGCCACCCGATCACTCGACAAGGAACGACCCCCAGCTCCTAAGGGGTTGGCTGCGTCCCGTTATGCCcgctcctcccctccacctccgcctccacccaAGCAAAGCGGGCTCTCGGCCTCCCGGTTTGCCACCGCTCCCTCCCCGAGCAACGagcaaccacagcaacaagtTTCCATGCCTGCTTCGTCTACTGAACTTGATGACAAGCCCTTGCCCTCAGCtccggcggaggaggctgctggggATATGCTTGCCGAACCCACCATGGCTGATCTGGATGAGATCATGCGTCGACTCAACGAAAATCCGGATATGGGTGTGAAAAAGACGTATAACAGCGAGAACCAATGGGCCCATGCTGACCCAGCTCCTCGGGGAACGTCATTGGAGGTTCCACTTGACGCCCCTCTGCTCCGCAGCGAGGCTCCTAGCCCTAAGCCAAGCAGCCGTCAGTACGATGAAATGGCCGACTCCCCAAGGACGTTGTCTGCCGAGCCTGAAGATCCGTTCAACGATCAAATGCAGTATACAGAGGGTGCAGTTCAGCGCCTCAATGGAAGCGAGAGCCTTCCTGCTAGCGACTGGGAGGGCACCTTCACAGAGGACGAACAAACGAAGCTTGAGTCGCGTGTCAAGTTCTTTGACGGCCGTGTCAGCGATCTTGTTGATGGACTGCTTGCTGCTCGCCTCAAGCCTTTGGAGCAGCTTGTCTCTGGTCTTGCTCGCAGCGGAAAGCACCTTCATTCTTCCCAGCCACGTCACAGTGTGTCGGATACGGAAGAtggcgacgacgaagaggatgggTTGACTCATCTCAGGCGCCCTGCGAGCCCCCGCCGGGACCGCAGAATGCAGCAAATTCGTGCGGTCGTTTCCGAGGCGCTCGCAGCTCACCAAAAGATTCCAGCAGAATCGGCTCGTTCTTTGGCGGGCGAGGACAATTCTCGTGTCCTGTCTGTTTTGGAAGAGATGAAGACACAACTCAACGTCAGGGCCGACATTGGGAGTATCGTGGAGGAGGTTATTGAACGGCGTATCCCGCCCGCGGCTGTGGATAAGGATCATGAGATCAGCCAGTTGCACGCTCGGCTTGCGGCTTTGGAGCAGCGTCTTCGTGATAGCGATGCCAAGCTGGCAGCTGAAACTGCCGCTAGACGGGCGGCCGAGGATAGTGCCGCCAGGGCTAGCCGTGAGCTTGAGAATGCGGCTACCAAGATTGATGTTGAAATGATGAACAAGAGCTCCTTGGGGCAGCGCATCAACGACCTCGAGGAGCGTGTGCACCACGCCGAGCAtcaggtggaggaggcagtCAACGGTAGAAGGGCTGCTGAAGATCGTCTTGCAGAGAACCAGCGGTTGCTTCGCATCTCTTCAGAAGAGGAGACTCGTCTTCGTGAACTCGTCGATACTAAGGATAGCGAGATGAACGAGGCGCGCAAGGAAACTCTGCACTGGCGGGGTGAAGCTACCCGTATTGCTACTATTGCTCAGAGACGGGATAAGGACCTTGCTCAGGCGCTTGACGAAAATAAGGCGCTGCACAAACTCATTGAGACCCTTGGCACCCAGGTCGAGGAGAACGAGCGTGTCCGTGACAACTATCGCACCAAGTTGTTCTCTCTCCAGGAGGACATGGCCAAGGCTGCAAAGGATATTGCTGAGGAGAATGCTCGTCATGCCAAGCGGGAGCAAGGCCTTGTCGCTCGGCAGGAGGTTCTCGAGGCTAGACTTCAGGCCGAGGCTCGAACTCGCGAGCGCATTGAGACTGAGCTCCAGAGGCTGGAAATGGGCGAGCGCCAGGGCATGCGCGCTGTCGCTGAGTGTAAGAGACTCGAAAATGTTCTCGCCGAGATGCGCACCGAGAATCACAAGTTGCACCAGAGCGCCCTCCGCTACCAGGCCGAATTTGAAGAGGCTAGGGAGTCTGCTGCCCGTGAGGTTCAACGCACTCGCGATGCTATGCAGAGCGAAATCGACGCTGCCAATCACCAGGTCAACGTTGCCCGCAACGAGCTTGAGGACCAGATGGCGAGACTTAGAAGCCAGCTCGACCAAGTCAAGATGGATGCTGACACTTCCAAGGCGCGCCTTGAGATGCTCTTGGAGGAAGCTCAAACCACCAAGCAGACCGAGCTTGAAGCCCTTGCTGAGAAACATCAGAACGAGGTGGAGGACCTGCAGGCACGCTACGACCGCCAGCTCAGTAACACCAGAGAAGATGCCCACCGCACTGAGCAGAACCTGCTGGAGCGTCTTagcatctccacctccaagtcCGAGCACCTCCAAGACAAGGTCGCCCATCTCGAGGAGAAGCTTGAGATTGCCAAGGAGGCTGCACGGGCTGCTGCTCAGGCTGCCAAGTCGtctgttggtggtgcggaATTACCTGCCCAGGTTGGCGCTTCCGCGGCCAGGGAATTGGGAGTTCCAGAGAGGATTTCGCCCCAGGCTCTGCGCGAGTCCATCATGGTCTTGCAAGAGCAGCTCCAGGAGCGTGAGCAGAGAattgaggagcttgaccAGAAGCTTGCCAAGGTTGATCCCGAAGCGGAGACCAAGATTTCCAAGCGCGACGACGAGATCATCTGGCTCCGTGAGCTTCTTGCCGTCAGACATTCGGATCTGCAGGACATTATTGCTGCTCTCGGACGTGAAGATTACGACAAGAACACGGTCAAGGATGCGGCGATCCGTCTCAAGGCTAACCTCCAAatggaggagcaggaacGCGAAAGGGCACTCAATGGTGGTTCTGCCATCAACCTGCCCAACATTGCCGCCACCATTCGCGAAGCGGCCACTCCCCGCGTTGCCCAGGCTGTTGGTCCTTTGGCGGCCGCGTGGGGTAACTGGCGCAGGTCGAGAGATCCGTCGTTTGGTGCTGCCAGCAGTGTACAGTCGCCCACCGGGTCGACTagtggcagcagcaccacaccatccaagAACGGCCCTACTGCGAGCGGCTTCCTCGGGGGTCTGTTGACACCTCCTGCCTCCAGTCTTAGACAGACGCCAACCGCCCCTCCAGTAAAGCAGCCGACTGCTTTCTCGAGCACCGGACGCCGCTTCACTGCCCAGGACCTTGCCAACCGACCTCTCGGGCCAGCTTCTGCCGCCGTGCAACAAGCGCAACTAGAGACGGCAGCTGCTGTCCCCGCTCTCCCCTCGGTGTTGAGCACCCCGCCCCGTCGCACCGTCTCTTCCGGACCAGTGACACCGCCGATGCGGGACAACGCCTACGACTCCGATGCGCAAGACTTTGACGATGCCGAATTTTATGAGGAATGAGCACGTCCTCAGAAaccagcaccatcatcagTCCGTGTCTGTAAGCCCACGTGGCTCAAATTATTATAACCCCCTATTTCCTTTGTTTATTTTCTATTGTTTGTGTTGTCGTCAatcaagatggaggaggagagagttGTAGATAATGATGGATGGGAACGCGAGTTTTGGCATGAAACACACACCAATCAGCAACATGGTTTACATACACAAACACCCATTCACGCActgagaaaaaaaagaaagcaaaaacTAGAATGataccccttccccctttttatatatttctCTCAGTACcagattgttgttgttgatgttgatgttgttgttgttgttgttgtttgaggAAACTTTTGTAattttggctttttgtcgatagttgttgtttctgaggaggaggaaagcaAAGTTCGATTTTAATCAATTCACTGTCattgtcttttttcttttagttggcaccagcagcaagttTGGCTTTGGATGTATGATTCTGTATATTGCCTTCTCTTCTGTCTCCCCCCCCTTAAAAAAAGGGTGAGCTTTTGaatgtttgtttttgtttttttgttatGCATTTTTGTTGTAAATTGAGAATGAAAGATAAGAATGGTCACATGTTGCGAGACGACTAGTTGCTAGCTTTGGCATTggcgtttctttttttttttttttttttttttttgttttgtttaaTTTTGTTGATAAAAGTACACCGCCCCAAGAGCAATTCTCTCAGACCTGGCAGGGTTATTATAAAGGAAGGGAGCGCAGggagggttgaggttgaggttgaggctggggggaggggggagggggagggggacggtGGTTGTGGGTAGTGTAATTATAGGGAATGTGTTGTTTTGTTAGTTGAGGTTGCTGTTTGTATATAGCATGGAAGAGCAGGCAGagtaaaaaagaaaaaattgTTGTTTTTAAAACGTTGGGGTAGCCCAcacggtgatggtgagatggaggaggaaggggagtcCTTGTTATAGAAAGGGGCAGGGTGGGAAGACCCCTGATTATATGCAGCCCTATCGGAATATTCCGATGCAGGTTGGACAAAAGTGTCCCCTGAGAGACCCCATGATTTAGTGGGGAAGGTGATGTGGTGAGGTAAATACCTAATGGTGAGGGTATCGCCATTCACTGCCAAAACCACCTGTAGCTGCAAGCTGAAAATGGTGGTGTTCATCCCAAGTCCAAGTCTGGGCGTGATGGTATGATGTGTCAAAACTGTCGTTGTGCTACTAGCCTGCGACGCTGGGGCCGTAGAAGTGTCAGACCCCTTGAGGACGGTAGCTATTGGTGTGTCTTAAGTCTCAAGAAGCAATGGGGAGCACACAGAACTCTGTTTGTATATACAGTGGCAGACATACCTTTACGGCTATGAGGTGTCGCAGCCTGACGCCCAAAACGACCTGCTTATCTCTATCAAGCAAACAACAGCAATGGCATCAACAGAGACTCCGTCCTCTTCTTAGGATTTGTTACGGAACATGTTCATAACCCCTTCACTTGCCAGCTAGACTTCCTCGAGAAACTACTTACTAACGCCGTCGCACAAACAATTAGACGGTATATATCTCAACgtagaaaaggaaaagaagcgcACTTGTTCTGGCGGATTGTTTCCTGGTTCGCGCTTTTGCGCCCTATCTACTGCGCAGTCATGATTCAGACCCGGAGACGGTCAGGAACCTGCCCGCAGGTCCCAAAGCCGCACTGCTGTCTACCCAAAGCTCCGGACCTCCCATAACCAAACCGTCATCACTGCGTTGAACTGTCGAGAACAAAaatgaagaggatgaggaagaagaggatctCCGATCGAGTCAAGCTCTTCTTCGAAGCCGCCGAGGGTGAAACAGGCACGGGGCAGGCACTGTACTGGCGACAGAGCTTTACCGTAGTAGCAGCATTTAAGATCAATAACCGCTCAAGAGCCACGGCTTTATCGTTCTAGTCATGGCAGGAGGAGCTCTTCTTCATGTTGCAACGAATCCGGCACGTGAGGTATTTGCCAAGAGCAAGTATGGCACGGAAACTTTGCAGATAGCTTGATCAAGGTAAGCTGCCCTGCCCGCACTCTATTTCCATGCTCCAGGTGTGGCGTTTGGTGGTCcagtggtgttgtggtgggtatcgttgttgtgatgatggtgatgccagCCCGAGACCGACCTACCGACGAGGCTGGTTGCGTTGAGTGTCATCTTGAACGAGGCTGGTTGCGTTGAGTGTCATCTTGAACAAGGCAGGACTTGTGCTGGCGTGTTCGAAGTTGTAGTTGGTGGAAAGATCGACGAGGGTCTTCTTGTAATAGAATCGCTTGGTATTCTGCTAATCACCTGTCGTAAATTGATTCAATGGGATCCTTGTTATGTTGAGCACAGTTGACGGGGCTATGCTTGGTTTCGAATTAGTCCACTAGCTATCCGGATCTCAACACCCACAGCATTAGCACGTCTCGAAGTCACCAACTAGGGACtcacttcttcctcaacaactacGACACCGCAACATCTACCCTAAAGCACCGTTCATAAgcccacctcatcaacatcttTATCACGGCGGAATGGTGGTCAGCGAGATAATcgtcctctccatcttcggTTGGATGGTATTCTACATCTTCTGTGTCTTGCTCGTGTCCATGGCCAGGAGTGAGCCCTCCCGATAAACCAACCGATCCCGTTCCAGACTGTGTCCGACCACATCGCCTAGAGGATGAACGCTTGCTTCCGGATACCCCACCTGAACGGTACGTTGCCGAGATACCCCGATCTGGTTTACTTGGCTCCCAGTTCAAATTCCGTGGCCAATAGCCACCAGGCCAACATCGAGATGGGAATGGCAGGGGCTGACAGTTCGCCCCCAAAAGGCCCGCCGCCTGCTTACCCGGTCGACTGAATAccagggggaggaggctgctatAGAATAGAAACCGCCGTGTCGTGTCCCGTTCGATTAAGATTGAAATTCTCGAGGTAGTTGGAAACCGAGGCACTTTTTATCAATCAAAAGAATCTCATTCAGCTGTCCTTTTTATCTGAAACCTACTCAAAGACGGCACCTGGCAGTGTCAGCAGAACACCACACATGCCAGAACGCAGCAGATTTCGGCCGCAAAGCAAacaatcaacaccaaccgcaTAAACAGTTGATAGATACCAGACCTTGACCGCCTAGAACATGTCGCACCCTTCAAGTCTCACTTCCCTACAAACTTGGCTTCTCGAACGcccatctccaacaacccaaccgccTACACCAGCCCACCCTCACCTTGGCACCCCCCCCAgtcaacccaacccccccagtcAACTCAACCCTCCCAGTCAACTcagccctccccacccccaactccaatcCCTACCAAAATGATCGGCCCTTTTACAGAAGAAGACGTTTTCATGCTCATATCAGCATCCTCACCTGGTGGTGCCCCTGGGTATGCCTAAGCCTGTTCATATTCGCAACAGAGTGTacgtcctctccaccacttcCCACTTTTACCAGGCAAACTAACTCACCCAACCTCCAGGGTCCTGCTTTTActacaccatcctcccccgtcaTAGACGTAATTCCCAGCGAACACTGgtacaccaaccccccccttcccccccccttgtGTCGCTATCAAGTGGGTCTCCGGTCTTATCCTCGTTGAGCTCGTCCTTGCGGGCCTCATAGTGATGATTTTATTCGTGTGCTATGATGCAAGGGAGTTTTTCAGATACTTTTCCGGGGTATGGACAAGGGGGATCGGAGGCGGTGGAAATACGTGatcgaggagagggaggagggagcaaCACCGGGGCTGGGCACAATAATCGTCACGCAGTGGTGTCtagcggggaggggggggggggggtataCTTTCTGCGAGACTACGGTCAAGGGCGCCGGTCTGACGCTTTTGTCTTCTGCGGGGGAGGCTGCAGACGGGCAGGATGTTGGGATGGGGACGAGGAGGGCCAGGACGGGTTAGTGCCCCTGATGAAAACAGGGTCATGGGGACAAAGTTTTGTATAGATCGTGTTTGAAGACAGGGCAAACAAGCAAGTAGAAAGACTATCGCCTCACACACAAATCACTCCTTAGAATCCACTTTTCCCCTGCCGTGACTTCTTTTCCTTCGTGGAGCATGCAATCGTCGCCGTGTTTATGTAACAACAACATGCCCGTCTCAgggctgatggggatggcTTCTTTCTTGGTTTGTCGATCGTTTGGGTAGAACACTGTTTCGCCTCCTACGCAACCgtcggtggaggaggtgaggtagAGGAGAAGGGTCCAGGTGGTTTTGACTGGTAGAGAGGGGTTCTCAGGGGTAGAAAGGGCTAGGTTGTTTGAGTCGTCATCTGGGAAGTGCTGTCAGTCAACTTTCTCAAGGGTCTGGCCAAGAGCGGCTCCGAAGTCCGATGacagggagaagaggttgtgatgatgtggtgattGTCTTGGATATGATGTGGTGATCGTCGTTTGTGGTTCGAGATGGAAAAAGAAACGACAGATATGCGGTTGTGTCGATCTTTTAGGCGAACTCGGTTCGTGCATGTCTCACTAGATGATGACCCTTTCTTTGTGTGGGAAAAACTGGCGATTGGACCAGGATTTGGATGGGAAATATATGCATGACATGACTTACAATGCGCATCAAAAAACTGTCCAGGCGTGTACCGGTACACTCTGATATTCGGATTCAACCCTACGacttcccctcccctgaTTCACCGCATGTCAGTATCACATCATATTCTAGGCCATGTCTCACAGAGGCTCACCACAAACGAGCCAGATCCGGATTGTCCAGAACGGCCTCCTTCAGCCCGGTTTCGCTCCATAATCTTTCTGCAAAGAGTGGGTCCTGGACCTGGAACCTGTCATTTACCCTGACGGCCATCCCCCGCTTGGGTTTGCCTGGGGTTGTAGTCAGGGGAAGGGTCCGCAGGAACGAGACATAGTCACGGCACAGGTTCTTGGGGAAGAATGACCGGAGGACGACGACTTTGTCCTGGATCGGGGAATCAAAGTCGAGGCTGACTACCGGTAGAGGCGGTCTGAACACCGGCCAGTCAGGGGGCGTCtgtttggcggtggtggtggcggcggcgggggaggaagagggggtttgCTTCTTGGGGTGCTTGTCTTTGCCCATGATGGACAGTAGTGGACGGTGGCAGACGGATTGGCTTCCTCTAGTGCCGTGCCAATGAAGGTGACACGTCAAGTCAAGAGACAATGGCTGACAGTTGGGTGATAGTAATTGGCTGGTAGAGTGTCTTCGGTGTCGTTATGGCGATTGCTTGTCCGAGATGGCTGCTGTCTGCATTAGCATGTCGTCTGATATCTGACCAGCGGCATGCATGTAGCAACCCGGCGCGCTTCCCAGTTTTCCAAGGATGTCCCGTTCCGGACCATTGGTCTACCCAAGCATGTCTCACTTCTCAGCCTCTGAGACTGCAGGTGGCTCTAGTTGGTGACACTGTTCGTTGACTGACAGGAGGAACGGCAGGGGAACATCCTATTGGGGGATGGGATATGCCTGGCAGCTTGTGGCGTGTCAATTGTCtcagagagaggggggagagatgTGTACCTGGGGTGTGCCGCGACCAAAGCGACAACCGACGAGAGTGGTGAGATGCTCGTACCCTTGTTACTGGTGCCATAGTTCACGAACGAGGTCGATCTGAGGTCGATTCCAGCGGGTGCGCCAAGGCGCCTCGATAACGTTAAATGCATCGCCCCGCGAATAGCACGGCCAGGGAACAGGGGGTGACAGCGCCGGCCAATGACAGGCCAAGACATTCCGAGACATCAGACCAATCTTTTCCAAAGCTCCAACGACAGCTTTTCAGAACTCACATCCACACCATATCGACAAATCGCGACGCTGAGTCCATTCTTTTTCTGGGGCTGTCGGTCCGTCTCTCCTTTCGCCTTCTTCCGCTCCCAGATGCCGCTCCTCAGTTTCCTCGCCAGTAAGCTGCTCGGTGTCGAGCCAGCCTCGGAACAGGCAAAGAAACACCAGAAGCTCAATgtatcagcaacaacaacagcaacagcggtGCCTTCAACGGCAAGCCCCACTGGCCCACAACCGGTGCCCACATCCGCACCGACACCGCCATCACACAAAGCTACGGCGCCAGCTACATCACCGAGACTAAGCCAGCCCTATGAGCGGCCGCCATACCCCCCTGTCTTTTCGGAACGCTCGCTCCGGCAAATGGGCTTGATGGCCGCCGGCGGTGGCTTTCTggccctctccatcctcgtcaCAAGACGGGCCATTGCCAGGCAGATGATCATGTCCCGGCTCAAGTACTACTCATCCAACCCAATAGCGCTGCCGTCGCAGCCGTTGAAGAAGGATCCCTTGATTGCCTTCACCGCCCTGAACTATGCAACTCTGAATACCATGGCCTTTGGCATCATGTTTGTGGGAGGGTTGTCGTGGGCATTCAACATCTCGACTCTGGAAGAGCTGAGACAAGCCTCGCAGTACTCCATGGCCCGGTCCATCAGCTCGGCCatgggaggtgaggaggacaaggaagCCGAGAAGGAGCTCGTCGAGTGGATGGCAAAGCAGCTCAACATGGATCTGCCCAAGAAACCAGAAGATGGATTACCGGCATCACCTCCGGCAGATGATAAGCCAACCAAGACACCCTGATGGACAGCCAGCTTGGAAAGGATTGGCTctgaaggggaaaaaaaaatatcaacaacagcacaacGCCAGTGTAAAATCTAGCCTGGGCTGTACGATAGATCTTTTTCCGATGTAGATGGTCTAACGGCACACACACATAACGAGCCGAAGGGTCAGCCACATACGCCCTCGTCATGCAGGCGTGCATGATTGAGTCAGGAAAACGCAGCTGTTAGATCAATCCATCTCGACTCTCCTGACGCCATCTTCCCGCTCTTGCATTTTTCCATGTCGTGTGCCATGTCGGGTACCGCACTCGTGTTATAAATATGCCCCATCATGGCCATGCTGCCTGTCAGTTCCCGTTTTCTCTGGACCATCCAGCCTCTCTGGTACACATATCCTTTCTGGGTGGgatcttgtttttttttattctgGTGATATCCTGCTATTGGATCCCTGTTTGATTTTGAAACACATTCTCGCCATGTCACCCTTTGAAATTCGAGTCTATTGCTACACCCTCGAAAGCCCCAGCAatgagcaccaccacctcgaaTCCCCGATCAACATTCTCTCTTCGTTGACTGCCGATTTCCCACCCAGCCATATCATCACTcgagcaagaggaggaactCGCGACAACCACGTCGCCTacatctccatctcttcGCTCATCGTGACCCAGCCTTTTGAGCGTCGGTCATACTGCCATGGAATTGTGGAGTCTGACAGCCCTTGGCCGAGTGAAAAGGGGGACAAGGTCTGGCTGAGAAGCGATGTACCGTTGCTGGTGGGGCATAAAGGGGTACCGGTGTATAACATCACCAAGGGCGTGTGTTGCGAGGTTTGGTATGCCAGCGTTCGTTCCTTCCAGTTCCCAGCCTGACTAGCTGGTTCCTTCCTGCCGTTTGCTCCCCTCACCCTTGCTCCTTCCCACATTCATGTGTGGCTGGCTCCTTCCCACATTCATGTGTGGCTGGCTCCTTCCCACATTCATGTGTGGCTGGCTCCTTCCCACATTCATGTGTGGCCCCTTCCGCCAGTGCTGTTTCAAGCCGTGGCTCCTTCCCACCATGGCCCTTCACCCAGCGTTGCTCCTGCCAAAACACTTGCACTTCTGGTTCCTTTCGCTCATTATTACCCCTTTAAACACACACTGGCACATTTACCCCTTTGACACAATTCCACATTCCCACGttccccccgtccccccttttcaaccGGCAcaaccccccgccctccacTTCCCGCCCAATATCACTTTGAACCATCCACATCTCTCTGACAAACCTCTGTTCAACAACCAGGATCGACAGCGTCGGCTGGCGCTGGGACAAACAGTCCATCTCATCCGCACCACAAGCCAGACGCCCCAACCCAAGGAAGCTGATCCTAGCAGGACCGGCAAGGAACGGGGGTGTAGGAACCGGTATCATGAGCAGGGATGACGACAGCGCGGCAAAGATGCAGATGGTGATCATCTCTGCCGGGGGAGGGTCTCCAACGCGAGATGAGGGAA
It contains:
- a CDS encoding uncharacterized protein (EggNog:ENOG503NY3Q; COG:S), whose protein sequence is MVSSDERSTPDSVGNRGFTTDSLSATQGRLNLPERPGTPKLNGINGSASVTQTEHKAPSTPSRAAVKRASLSATPRAFRKKVPWKGKNIMVCFPSNDRRGQPGGPPMPLTETQVKGMLRSWEELGYNTEGFDLASDAQELGTAEHSHSRGSWPDFDDVARERQSGKYPIVLPDLNAWKKYVDELNEAKLRALGVSFGDEEPRLPPPPAISPATTMSRQTSMQYPPLPFSPPIPTSSASSNQAVPGFPFNVPFFTSAAQSPGIPAGASPGPFNKFNPRASISIPSPHGWSPSVMLGHRVGSPSLANLSSMMSPTSPFSPDGMGPVGPVGHQRHQSLQFPVLPHQFQVPVRASPRLQDLCEIDEEPAEEEAPKPHEAGFVHHNASDSLQKEIDEAEYHLEEQMRSQLDNDEDYSPHNENDKGEMPALPSVQFAAQAPQFSQADGLVLHHPRPHSRGHSLSQKFYTEDDATVEGGYRPTLQGISSHLSEDSEIETNPSNLGTPVQNFDFAKIAHQRTLSNDSNPWQHSEPGRPAANGNHQPRVSHGSKSSFSKLNVEAPEFKFNPANSFTSDNGFAFSNSSFATPVFNAGLPQTVPNAFGMAAPLPAPVPAPVPAPGPTKINVNAAPFSPGSSDFSFSSSGPKFRPDAPAFTPTGIPGVTAGSVKGTSKPGSIFGSIDLSAADIVKPAKKSQAVPITKPEDEQPDEEREGGKASGQYTGEETRSKRARSSVAPDDDIALFAERTGDPTSVVAKPETVAEDDGPVEDKSFDESNNGQEDTAQSSMVISATPDTEAAISPSETSPDQATVPWAPFEFNKPTEMQAFAEAASFEPGSFKAGHTKSLSATAKAFVPGVPVWEDDKDTTPEATPIVANDEHSGLSQDAAETVVESIEQPEEDLEVPSPAATRSLDKERPPAPKGLAASRYARSSPPPPPPPKQSGLSASRFATAPSPSNEQPQQQVSMPASSTELDDKPLPSAPAEEAAGDMLAEPTMADLDEIMRRLNENPDMGVKKTYNSENQWAHADPAPRGTSLEVPLDAPLLRSEAPSPKPSSRQYDEMADSPRTLSAEPEDPFNDQMQYTEGAVQRLNGSESLPASDWEGTFTEDEQTKLESRVKFFDGRVSDLVDGLLAARLKPLEQLVSGLARSGKHLHSSQPRHSVSDTEDGDDEEDGLTHLRRPASPRRDRRMQQIRAVVSEALAAHQKIPAESARSLAGEDNSRVLSVLEEMKTQLNVRADIGSIVEEVIERRIPPAAVDKDHEISQLHARLAALEQRLRDSDAKLAAETAARRAAEDSAARASRELENAATKIDVEMMNKSSLGQRINDLEERVHHAEHQVEEAVNGRRAAEDRLAENQRLLRISSEEETRLRELVDTKDSEMNEARKETLHWRGEATRIATIAQRRDKDLAQALDENKALHKLIETLGTQVEENERVRDNYRTKLFSLQEDMAKAAKDIAEENARHAKREQGLVARQEVLEARLQAEARTRERIETELQRLEMGERQGMRAVAECKRLENVLAEMRTENHKLHQSALRYQAEFEEARESAAREVQRTRDAMQSEIDAANHQVNVARNELEDQMARLRSQLDQVKMDADTSKARLEMLLEEAQTTKQTELEALAEKHQNEVEDLQARYDRQLSNTREDAHRTEQNLLERLSISTSKSEHLQDKVAHLEEKLEIAKEAARAAAQAAKSSVGGAELPAQVGASAARELGVPERISPQALRESIMVLQEQLQEREQRIEELDQKLAKVDPEAETKISKRDDEIIWLRELLAVRHSDLQDIIAALGREDYDKNTVKDAAIRLKANLQMEEQERERALNGGSAINLPNIAATIREAATPRVAQAVGPLAAAWGNWRRSRDPSFGAASSVQSPTGSTSGSSTTPSKNGPTASGFLGGLLTPPASSLRQTPTAPPVKQPTAFSSTGRRFTAQDLANRPLGPASAAVQQAQLETAAAVPALPSVLSTPPRRTVSSGPVTPPMRDNAYDSDAQDFDDAEFYEE
- a CDS encoding uncharacterized protein (EggNog:ENOG503NYDX; COG:E), giving the protein MGKDKHPKKQTPSSSPAAATTTAKQTPPDWPVFRPPLPVVSLDFDSPIQDKVVVLRSFFPKNLCRDYVSFLRTLPLTTTPGKPKRGMAVRVNDRFQVQDPLFAERLWSETGLKEAVLDNPDLARLWGGEVVGLNPNIRVYRYTPGQFFDAHYDDSNNLALSTPENPSLPVKTTWTLLLYLTSSTDGCVGGETVFYPNDRQTKKEAIPISPETGMLLLHKHGDDCMLHEGKEVTAGEKWILRSDLCVRR
- a CDS encoding uncharacterized protein (EggNog:ENOG503P5BX); amino-acid sequence: MPLLSFLASKLLGVEPASEQAKKHQKLNVSATTTATAVPSTASPTGPQPVPTSAPTPPSHKATAPATSPRLSQPYERPPYPPVFSERSLRQMGLMAAGGGFLALSILVTRRAIARQMIMSRLKYYSSNPIALPSQPLKKDPLIAFTALNYATLNTMAFGIMFVGGLSWAFNISTLEELRQASQYSMARSISSAMGGEEDKEAEKELVEWMAKQLNMDLPKKPEDGLPASPPADDKPTKTP
- a CDS encoding uncharacterized protein (EggNog:ENOG503PWBC), with amino-acid sequence MSPFEIRVYCYTLESPSNEHHHLESPINILSSLTADFPPSHIITRARGGTRDNHVAYISISSLIVTQPFERRSYCHGIVESDSPWPSEKGDKVWLRSDVPLLVGHKGVPVYNITKGVCCEVWIDSVGWRWDKQSISSAPQARRPNPRKLILAGPARNGGVGTGIMSRDDDSAAKMQMVIISAGGGSPTRDEGKIQGGQVLQGGYHHHHQQQQTQNQIRCLTVRELEDGWEDVIGKRGTLLASGSNNGGENVKVKRRAVVKKMPM